The following proteins come from a genomic window of Miscanthus floridulus cultivar M001 chromosome 2, ASM1932011v1, whole genome shotgun sequence:
- the LOC136538797 gene encoding probable serine protease EDA2, with the protein MGSASARVGTATSYLVAAVALLLMLARGGEPVSLWLPPPTAGGGGFLGGADRYLTREEHWMTQTLDHFNPTDHRQFKQRYYEFLDYYRAPNGPIFLYICGEASCTGIGNNYLAVMAKKFGAALVSPEHRYYGKSSPFNSLTAENLQFLSSKQALFDLAVFRQYYQETLNVKYNRSGADSSWFVFGGSYAGALSAWFRLKFPHLTCGSLASSGVVLAVYNFTDFDKQIGISAGPECKAALQEITRLVDGQLQSGRNSVKELFGAPKLENDGDFLYLLADAAAIAFQYGNPDVLCSPLAEAKKNGTDLVETFASYVKDYYIGKFGASVASYDQQYLKNTTPAESSYRLWWYQVCSEVAYFQVAPKNDSVRSPKIDTRYHLDLCRNVFGEGVYPDVFMTNLYYGGTAIAGSKIVFANGSQDPWRHASKQKSSDELPSYLIECKNCGHCSDLSGCPQAPSNIEGDSSKCSPPESLNKVRKEIVDHIVLWLSECQEQGHDKEPSLGSRWSLATI; encoded by the exons ATGGGGTCCGCCTCCGCCCGCGTCGGCACCGCCACCTCGTACCTCGTCGCCGCCGTCGCGCTCCTCCTCATGCTCGCGCGAGGCGGCGAGCCCGTCAGCCTCTGGCTCCCGCCGCCGACCGCCGGAGGTGGGGGCTTCCTCGGCGGCGCGGACCGTTACCTGACTCGGGAGGAGCACTGGATGACCCAGACCCTCGATCACTTCAACCCGACG GACCATCGCCAATTCAAACAGCGTTACTATGAATTTCTCGACTACTACCGAGCTCCAAATGGCCCAATCTTCCTCTACATCTGTGGAGAAGCCTCGTGCACTGGGATTGGCAATAACTACTTAGCT GTGATGGCGAAGAAATTTGGTGCTGCATTGGTTTCTCCTGAGCATCGATACTATGGAAAGAGTTCTCCTTTTAACAGTTTAACAGCAGAAAATCTACAGTTCTTGTCATCAAAGCAGGCTTTATTTGATCTTGCTGTTTTCCGCCAATATTATCAG GAAACCTTAAATGTGAAGTATAATCGCTCTGGGGCAGACAGTTCTTGGTTTGTTTTTGGAGGGTCATACGCCGGAGCACTCAGTGCTTGGTTCAGGTTGAAGTTTCCTCACTTGACATGTGGAAGCCTTGCAAGTTCAGGAGTCGTTCTTGCTGTATACAACTTTACTGATTTTGACAAACAG ATTGGGATCTCTGCTGGTCCTGAATGCAAGGCAGCACTTCAAGAAATAACAAGACTTGTTGATGGACAACTTCAGTCTGGCCGCAACTCAGTTAAGGAGCTGTTTGGAGCACCAAAG TTAGAAAATGATGGTGACTTCCTCTACTTACTGGCAGATGCTGCTGCTATTGCG TTCCAATATGGTAATCCTGATGTCTTGTGCTCCCCACTAGCTGAAGCAAAGAAGAATGGGACAGACTTGGTG GAAACATTTGCTAGTTACGTGAAAGATTATTACATTGGAAAATTTGGGGCATCAGTAGCATCATATGATCAACAATATTTGAAGAACACAACTCCTGCTGAATCCT CATATAGACTATGGTGGTACCAAGTTTGCAGTGAGGTTGCATATTTCCAGGTGGCACCAAAAAATGATAGTGTCCGTTCCCCAAAGATTGACACAAG GTACCATTTGGACTTGTGCAGAAATGTTTTTGGCGAAGGAGTCTACCCTGATGTCTTCATGACAAACTTATACTATGGAGGCACAGCAATTGCAG GTTCTAAAATTGTTTTTGCAAATGGATCTCAAGACCCATGGCGACATGCTTCTAAGCAGAAATCGTCAGACGAAT TGCCATCATACTTAATTGAGTGCAAGAACTGCGGACATTGCAGTGATCTCTCTGGATGCCCTCAAGCTCCTTCAAACATTGAAG GCGATTCATCCAAGTGCTCACCTCCTGAATCTCTGAACAAAGTAAGAAAGGAGATTGTTGATCACATCGTCCTGTGGTTATCAGAATGCCAAGAGCAAG GACATGACAAGGAGCCATCACTGGGAAGCAGGTGGAGCTTAGCTACTATTTGA